atatatatatattatatatatatatatatatatattatatatatgtatatttcatatgtatttatatattatatatgacgTAAACTTATAAATCTTTAATGAAGAATAtaccttatatatatttctacgcataaaattaaaagaaaagaaaataggaaacaatatatatattgaataaaaaaaagcaggGAAACACTGAAATGCCTTTCTTCCtcagaataataaaatattgctTCGATTtagtatgtacataatattataaatgcatgtatatatatatatacgtaattaCTGTATATGCAcgttaatattaaattattatttcttttattatatttataaatacgtTAATTCAAGATATGTGAGTAAATAGGTATTAATGTTTTCCCCTCtgaaattgtaaaatatataataaattatacatatatatatataatacaaatatatttatacacgtatataatatatatgtatatatattgttaacatatatattgatatgtataatattaatacatatatattttacttcatatattgtaaattatatttatatatatataatatgtatatatatgatgtatatttttcaaattaataaCATTCATGAAATGAACAATTTTACTTATAcatgcaaatttttttttaatttataaaatatataaaataatacttcctataaaatatatgttattcttgctttattcttcttattttttttagttcaaCTCTCAGCATTTCTttgataaacaaaaaaaaaaaaattaaatttatatatatatatatatatatatatataatggtaCTATATAACAATtactattaattttaattttattttttttatacatatatatatatataatatatgtatagtaaaacgtataaaaaaaatatgaagtgTAAAATCTCATATTTTTCAAGAGTAAATATAggtaaaattttaaacacTTCGTACATAaactaaatattattattattatatctttataaaatgttagatatatatatatatatatatatacaaattatttatatatataatgtgtattttttttttttttttttttataaaaaatgagcaCAATAACTTTATCGTTCTTGAAAATTTAAgtgattatataaaattaactaaatatttatataaaaaagtcgtggacacattatatattttaatacgtatatttttatgtataattaaaattagtaCCCTaacgtaaaaaattttatgtttatatgtgcatatatatatatattatatatatattatatatacaaggtACATAAATTGTGTTACGTATGAACACATTAATacaaagtatataaaaatatgtacgtatataatatatattgcataaatatataagtacaataaatatatatatacttcatATGCTTTATGTATTAACGCGATTTGTACACTTTATTAAACActtatttcttataaaaatacatacattaaaaaatatgatacaAAACAAGttttaaaacaataatataacatgAGGGGTGCccaaaaacatataaaaaaaaataaaattatatatatatttatattatatatataacacatatatCTTAggattattatgtattaaaaatatgggAATTAAACTGAAAGAGCAAAggatttaattattttatggagatgtatatatatatatatatatataatatatttataataaatattacatatatatatttacatatacattcacATTCACATATATCGTAACATGGTACTTATAGAATATTGTCGGCTTTAATTACGTATTGACAAAtgaactttttatatttaaaatgtataaaaatgcattttaaataaaatttaaataaaagcaaaaaaaaaaaaaaattaaattaaaatatgaattacgTTTATTTAAactgaaaaatgtaaataaaaaattaagtaaaaaaaaaaaaagaaaaagaaacaatTCTAACGTATATCAATAgttattttttgataaaatatactaaCTGCATTAAAGTTTAAAATGTGCTAGTAATACATACCAGAAAAATTAacagcaaaaaaataaaggggagaaattatatatcatcatgtatgtacgtatatagtGATTcacgtatgcatatgtatatatgtatatgttttactcatatatatattgttcacgtatatatatgatgagatctgaaaaattatcatgttattattactatgaagaaaataaacatatatataaatatataaaattaaattgtaacaaaataaaaaatggtcTTGAATATTAGTTGAGTAGGTTTAAAGTATATagtgtaaatataaatataaacattataCAATTTTTGTGAAGTGCAAATAAATACTTACTAGAACaacaattaattataaaatttcgtgaaatttataatttttaaaaattgaatgagtatatatttttttattattaaaattatttatactattattacaTCTTACATTAGGCGTATTATcagctatatatatatgtatttatttttaatataaaattatattttttaagaactatgcattatttaattaatgtaCTTAATTCATTGATTACtttaatatctttttcattttcatttatatttgcccattaatacatattttttaaatatatactttgtaagttatatatatatgtatgtatgtacatagaTGGCTTGTAggtatatgaatatttgtACATGTAGGTATAATATGTGGTTATATGCTTATAATTGTGTGTAATTTTAATTAggcatatattattttattattatgcaaattaatatgatttaaaaataatagttgGGAATGCTTAATGAATAATGCATTTATAGtttctatttttccttttcatattaataacacatattgcatgtatatatatatatatatatatatttacatatatgcatttgtatatgtgtatacatattatgtatttattagtAGTTAAACAATTTTTCCTATCAAACTAATACTATGTAAAAAGGAAATCTATGGAAAAAttcgtattttatttatctttaatGCAAATCTTAAAAATTGTGTAttatataggtatatatattatatgtatacatatgtaggCAAATATTATGAAACAAGTTCGTGGAAAGAGTGTACGAATTTTAAATAGAGAACATTCAAAGtgaaaatttctttttttgacaATAAGATACATTTACCATGGTTTTATGAAggaaaaagataagaaaaaatttattaacaaaaacaattataagtgcataaacatgtattttttttttaacttgtgtatatgtacgtatatgtttatgtgttatgtatatgtacataacatatatgcatattttatatttctttcattttttttactgattttatgattatatatgtatatatatataaatatattataacaattaCATAGAAGTTTATtcacattttaatattataacgATGCACACaagaaattttgaaaaaaaattgaagtaaaaaatgtaaagacaaaaaatatttttaaagtaaaaaagaattaagaggtatttttcatcattctacgaattaaatatattttaaaaaaaaataataaaataatataaaataataaaatgaaacaaaataaggGAATTGTATACTTAAATGATaacttttatatgtaaaaaatacattttaggTACTTCATTTATGAAcacttatattttgctaagaaaaaaaaaaaaaaaaattagctactttgaaaattttagtttttgaactaggtttttttttttgtttttctctgTTGTCATaagaatatgtatatgtattatatatatgtattaaatttttacattatctattttaactcaacaaattaaaaatttttctttttttcttaaagtGGACTACTTAATTGTTACTTTAATCATCTCAATAActgaaaattaataaatggtatcttaaaattgttatatacataacgcattttgaaaaatagtctatataatattttattataaaataaaagaaacaaactttaatgtaataatttcatGTAGTAATATCTGCgaaacaatgaaaaaaacatgtatgaaaaaaaaaaaaaaatgtagattatttatatatgacaattttatatattttgaaattaaaaagtcTATACCATATGTACAAAAGCGTTGAGAAGTTGATCCTTTCCTTTTATAAATGACACTGTGCACatgcatatgcatacaaatacacaaatatatatatacacatatatatatatatacacatatatatatatatatatatatataataacaattcTGAAAAAACTGCCACTTTGGCGTTGTGTAATTTAAGAATTAGCAGAATTGAAATTGTGAGCTTCactttttacattattacaGAAGTGTATAACTTTCTGTCAAATGAATTTTACGAGTTAATGTCTTATTCACTCacttttgaaataaaaagtattaaccttttttaaagaaaagtagtgtttttttttgtttgttttttttttttccagaTGTTATAAATTCAGTCCATACAACatattatttacttataGGATGAtgtcatttaataaaattcggctcaaaaaattaaaaaaaattgaacagagaagaaataaaatattttcatatgtttTGAAATGTACCTTAATAATTTTGCTCAGTCCATCTATGTTGTATTTTGCAAAAACCAGTTGAATAACATTATTACAAcgaattgtttttattttattttgtgctGTTTTATCGTATTTTACGttaattatttgttcattaaaAGGAAGTAGTATTACTTTGTTGTTACCATGGGTAggtttactttttttttttttttttctttcctttttattaaaagaaaatataacattGCTATAATTTCGTCATccggattttttttttttttttttttttatgaattgtTCAGAAATTATTGAtaattagttttatttttatagcgATTTTTACTagccttttaattttatttttcccacACATTTAAGGGAAAATGCTGAAGCAGCGCTTCCAATGTCATTTTAACGTTTTTTTAACGTCATTTTGAtcgttatttttataatagtttTACCTTCTTTTTACGtcttactatttttttattttttttttttttgttttctcttCATCATTTTCTCCTGAATAACACTTTTTTATCGGAATGTAGAGAACTACAAACGACAGAGCTAATATATTGGTTCTGTAATAGCAGTAAATTCTGAACAACAAGGTAAATGTAATACCGCTCAACCaatgtaaaaataagttaagaaaatgaacaaaaaaaaaaaaaataaaacagaataTGACAAAATATGCcagaacataataaaataagattcATTATGACATAATAAGACAAAATACGACAAATTATAAACACATATGACaaatataagataaaataaaataaaaaacagcTCATGTAGAAACAAAAGTTATCCCTATAGCGGTTAGGAAAGAAcgcacatatacgtacatatatatatacatatacacacctCCACATGGGCACTTCCAAGCGTGATGAAGCTCCTTGGACCAACTCCTGAAGTGTATAATCaagaaaaggtaaaaaaaaataaaataaaaaatgattaaaaatataagctgTGAGGTGATGCCTACAAGAAAATGGTGCATACATTCAGAAAAGGTAAAACGAACAAATGtcattttaaaaactttaattaaaaaacttattgataaaaaaaaggaaaacaagttttttaattgtatacCTTATTACGAGTTTttactaaataaatatggtACACATATTATATCCATAGAAGattgttttaaattattttttttacaaaataggGACTTTTTCTTTAGTAAGAAATTGATGaatcatatatgtacaacaATTAGTAATGCATCAATTTTGagcatattaaaaattaagaaggaatatataatagatcATCTGTATAactgtaatatttataaatacaaatgtttttttcataatgaaTTCTATCATTTTATACACAACATTTTATTGCTATGTTGTATGCAGTTATGCACACCTGCTATTCTTGAAATAGTTGATGAAGAACAAAAACAACgtataaaattgaaaaatttacataaattttacaGTCCAAATAAGTATGTACTATTATTtgatgagaaaaataaaagcaacaaaagaatatgtaataatattgaattttttttaaaactctATAGATGCtttagttataataatattagtccattttcctttttaaataaatacatctaccacaatttttataatattcctATAAACATTCTGATAAGAAACTATATTATTTGCTATCCAATTTTTAAAGAAGTGCCTATTTTGTCCTCCTGTAACTCTTCTTTGTTTCATAATGAAAAAGTTCCATATTTAAAACTTCATGAGATATGTCAGATGTTATTTTACTTATcaaagaataatttaaatttttattttgaatcttttctaaatatatacttttaccCCATTCTCATATACACATTCGGTTTGACAAACACCCACTTATACAATTCAGTATTATCCTATTTaaaggaagaaaatgaagtaaccaaaataaaagagaCACAGAATATAGATAACCTTATAGTGAGTTTCATAAATTACTTATCATCTTCTTATgttatcaaaaatattaaatcaaGCATTCTATCGATCATGTTGTGCATCTATATATCTTCTACATTATTTCACGCATTATACAAACGTCATTTTGTTTCCTATAATTGGTCTAATTTTAGTACTGTTCATAATGTTGAGAGAAAAATACACAATTTTGTTTTAGTTACTGGTGAAAGTATATCACATATCAATAGTTTATCTTTTATGAAGAAATGCATCCTtctagtatatataataaatgcaGTTTTTCCTGTGATATATGAGAATGTAGTATATAGTAGAGACAAATACAATAAAGAAGAGATAAAAACAGCCGCAtgttattataacaatatattgcaaaattgcataaaaatttatagcCATAGATACAACAATACCACGTACAGAAGTAATAAGACAATACATCATACTTATGCTGATAGTACAATAAAA
This genomic interval from Plasmodium brasilianum strain Bolivian I chromosome 1, whole genome shotgun sequence contains the following:
- a CDS encoding hypothetical protein (conserved Plasmodium protein); this translates as MIKNISCEVMPTRKWCIHSEKVKRTNVILKTLIKKLIDKKKENKFFNCIPYYEFLLNKYGTHIISIEDCFKLFFLQNRDFFFSKKLMNHICTTISNASILSILKIKKEYIIDHLYNCNIYKYKCFFHNEFYHFIHNILLLCCMQLCTPAILEIVDEEQKQRIKLKNLHKFYSPNKYVLLFDEKNKSNKRICNNIEFFLKLYRCFSYNNISPFSFLNKYIYHNFYNIPINILIRNYIICYPIFKEVPILSSCNSSLFHNEKVPYLKLHEICQMLFYLSKNNLNFYFESFLNIYFYPILIYTFGLTNTHLYNSVLSYLKEENEVTKIKETQNIDNLIVSFINYLSSSYVIKNIKSSILSIMLCIYISSTLFHALYKRHFVSYNWSNFSTVHNVERKIHNFVLVTGESISHINSLSFMKKCILLVYIINAVFPVIYENVVYSRDKYNKEEIKTAACYYNNILQNCIKIYSHRYNNTTYRSNKTIHHTYADSTIKQMDMTASQNIKYFTTELFSKNKKFNFLNFVKLPFLKALHYEIFLYTECNKNSQIVNIKKSLLENEIFYFLQQYVQKTIPNYICQRGTHNASAFFTIDIQILKRT